One region of Nycticebus coucang isolate mNycCou1 chromosome 10, mNycCou1.pri, whole genome shotgun sequence genomic DNA includes:
- the LOC128595833 gene encoding carcinoembryonic antigen-related cell adhesion molecule 6-like isoform X2, giving the protein MEPPLAPPCRGFGPWQGVLLTASLLTSWNLPTTAQLTVESVPSSAAEGTDVLLLVHNLTESPLGYYWNKGDRVDSTNRILSYVVATGAITPGPTYSNRETIYPNGSLLLQNVTQNDTGYYTIQVLSQTLQSEEATGQLRVYPELSRPFITSNNSNPVENKDSVALTCEPAAQDVIYLWWLNNQSLPVSPRLQLSPDNRTLTLLSVTRDDSGLFVCEIQTPESSNRSDPFTLNVLYGPDAPTISPPGSFYISGVNLSLSCHADSNPPAQYFWLINGSSPQATQELFIPGITVEDSGSYTCHANNSATGLSGTAVKNVTVLAELSRPFITSNNSNPVENENSVVLICEPAAQDVTYLWWLNNQSLPVSPRLQLSPDNKTLTLLSVTRDDSGLFVCEIQTPESSNRSDPFTLNVLYGPDAPTISPPESSYSSGANLNLSCHADSNPPAQYFWLINGNSPQATQQLFIPGITAQDSGSYICHANNSATGLSGTAVKNITVLDAPAPGSSPGLSAGAIVGIVIGVLAGVALIAALVYFLFSRN; this is encoded by the exons ATGGAGCCCCCCCTAGCTCCTCCCTGCAGAGGGTTCGGGCCCTGGCAGGGGGTCCTGCTCACAG CCTCACTTCTCACCTCCTGGAACCTGCCCACCACGGCCCAGCTCACTGTTGAATCCGTGCCATCCAGTGCTGCAGAGGGGACAGATGTCCTTCTACTCGTCCACAATCTGACAGAGAGTCCTTTGGGCTACTACTGGAACAAAGGAGACAGGGTGGACAGCACCAATCGAATTCTATCATATGTAGTAGCCACTGGAGCAATTACCCCAGGGCCCACATACAGCAATCGAGAGACAATATACCCCAACGGGTCCCTGCTGCTGCAGAATGTCACCCAGAATGACACAGGATACTACACCATACAAGTCTTATCGCAAACTCTTCAGAGTGAAGAAGCAACTGGACAGTTACGCGTGTACC CAGAGTTATCCAGACCCTTCATCACAAGCAACAACTCCAACCCCGTGGAGAACAAAGACTCTGTGGCATTAACCTGTGAACCAGCGGCTCAGGACGTGATCTACCTGTGGTGGCTAAACAACCAGAGCCTCCCAGTCAGTCCCAGACTGCAGCTGTCCCCGGACAACAGGACCCTCACGTTACTCAGTGTCACCAGGGATGACTCAGGACTCTTTGTGTGTGAAATACAGACCCCAGAAAGCTCTAACCGCAGTGACCCCTTCACCCTGAATGTTCTCT ATGGCCCCGATGCCCCCACCATTTCTCCTCCAGGGTCATTTTACATTTCCGGGGTAAACCTCAGCCTCTCCTGCCACGCGGACTCGAACCCACCTGCACAATATTTTTGGCTTATCAATGGGAGTTCCCCGCAAGCCACACAAGAGCTCTTTATCCCCGGAATCACTGTAGAGGATAGTGGATCCTACACCTGCCATGCCAATAACTCAGCCACAGGCCTCAGTGGGACCGCAGTCAAGAATGTCACAGTCTTGG CAGAGTTATCCAGACCCTTCATCACAAGCAACAACTCCAACCCCGTGGAGAACGAAAACTCTGTGGTATTAATCTGTGAACCAGCGGCTCAGGACGTGACCTACCTGTGGTGGCTAAACAACCAGAGCCTCCCAGTCAGTCCCAGACTGCAGCTGTCCCCGGACAACAAGACTCTTACTTTACTCAGTGTCACCAGGGATGACTCAGGACTCTTTGTGTGTGAAATacagaccccagagagctctAACCGCAGTGACCCCTTCACCCTGAATGTTCTCT ATGGCCCCGACGCCCCCACCATTTCCCCTCCAGAGTCATCTTACAGTTCAGGGGCAAACCTCAACCTCTCCTGCCACGCGGACTCGAACCCACCTGCACAGTATTTTTGGCTTATCAATGGGAATTCCCCGCAAGCCACACAACAGCTCTTTATCCCTGGAATCACTGCACAGGATAGCGGGTCCTACATCTGCCATGCCAATAACTCAGCCACAGGCCTCAGTGGGACCGCAGTCAAGAATATCACAGTCTTGG ATGCTCCAGCGCCAGGAAGTTCTCCTGGCCTCTCAGCGGGGGCCATTGTTGGCATCGTGATTGGAGTGCTGGCCGGGGTGGCTCTGATAGCAGCCCTAGTGTACTTTCTGTTTTCTCGGAACTAG
- the LOC128595833 gene encoding carcinoembryonic antigen-related cell adhesion molecule 6-like isoform X4 — MEPPLAPPCRGFGPWQGVLLTASLLTSWNLPTTAQLTVESVPSSAAEGTDVLLLVHNLTESPLGYYWNKGDRVDSTNRILSYVVATGAITPGPTYSNRETIYPNGSLLLQNVTQNDTGYYTIQVLSQTLQSEEATGQLRVYPELSRPFITSNNSNPVENKDSVALTCEPAAQDVIYLWWLNNQSLPVSPRLQLSPDNRTLTLLSVTRDDSGLFVCEIQTPESSNRSDPFTLNVLYGPDAPTISPPGSFYISGVNLSLSCHADSNPPAQYFWLINGSSPQATQELFIPGITVEDSGSYTCHANNSATGLSGTAVKNVTVLELSRPFITSNNSNPVENENSVVLICEPAAQDVTYLWWLNNQSLPVSPRLQLSPDNKTLTLLSVTRDDSGLFVCEIQTPESSNRSDPFTLNVLYGPDAPTISPPESSYSSGANLNLSCHADSNPPAQYFWLINGNSPQATQQLFIPGITAQDSGSYICHANNSATGLSGTAVKNITVLDAPAPGSSPGLSAGAIVGIVIGVLAGVALIAALVYFLFSRN; from the exons ATGGAGCCCCCCCTAGCTCCTCCCTGCAGAGGGTTCGGGCCCTGGCAGGGGGTCCTGCTCACAG CCTCACTTCTCACCTCCTGGAACCTGCCCACCACGGCCCAGCTCACTGTTGAATCCGTGCCATCCAGTGCTGCAGAGGGGACAGATGTCCTTCTACTCGTCCACAATCTGACAGAGAGTCCTTTGGGCTACTACTGGAACAAAGGAGACAGGGTGGACAGCACCAATCGAATTCTATCATATGTAGTAGCCACTGGAGCAATTACCCCAGGGCCCACATACAGCAATCGAGAGACAATATACCCCAACGGGTCCCTGCTGCTGCAGAATGTCACCCAGAATGACACAGGATACTACACCATACAAGTCTTATCGCAAACTCTTCAGAGTGAAGAAGCAACTGGACAGTTACGCGTGTACC CAGAGTTATCCAGACCCTTCATCACAAGCAACAACTCCAACCCCGTGGAGAACAAAGACTCTGTGGCATTAACCTGTGAACCAGCGGCTCAGGACGTGATCTACCTGTGGTGGCTAAACAACCAGAGCCTCCCAGTCAGTCCCAGACTGCAGCTGTCCCCGGACAACAGGACCCTCACGTTACTCAGTGTCACCAGGGATGACTCAGGACTCTTTGTGTGTGAAATACAGACCCCAGAAAGCTCTAACCGCAGTGACCCCTTCACCCTGAATGTTCTCT ATGGCCCCGATGCCCCCACCATTTCTCCTCCAGGGTCATTTTACATTTCCGGGGTAAACCTCAGCCTCTCCTGCCACGCGGACTCGAACCCACCTGCACAATATTTTTGGCTTATCAATGGGAGTTCCCCGCAAGCCACACAAGAGCTCTTTATCCCCGGAATCACTGTAGAGGATAGTGGATCCTACACCTGCCATGCCAATAACTCAGCCACAGGCCTCAGTGGGACCGCAGTCAAGAATGTCACAGTCTTGG AGTTATCCAGACCCTTCATCACAAGCAACAACTCCAACCCCGTGGAGAACGAAAACTCTGTGGTATTAATCTGTGAACCAGCGGCTCAGGACGTGACCTACCTGTGGTGGCTAAACAACCAGAGCCTCCCAGTCAGTCCCAGACTGCAGCTGTCCCCGGACAACAAGACTCTTACTTTACTCAGTGTCACCAGGGATGACTCAGGACTCTTTGTGTGTGAAATacagaccccagagagctctAACCGCAGTGACCCCTTCACCCTGAATGTTCTCT ATGGCCCCGACGCCCCCACCATTTCCCCTCCAGAGTCATCTTACAGTTCAGGGGCAAACCTCAACCTCTCCTGCCACGCGGACTCGAACCCACCTGCACAGTATTTTTGGCTTATCAATGGGAATTCCCCGCAAGCCACACAACAGCTCTTTATCCCTGGAATCACTGCACAGGATAGCGGGTCCTACATCTGCCATGCCAATAACTCAGCCACAGGCCTCAGTGGGACCGCAGTCAAGAATATCACAGTCTTGG ATGCTCCAGCGCCAGGAAGTTCTCCTGGCCTCTCAGCGGGGGCCATTGTTGGCATCGTGATTGGAGTGCTGGCCGGGGTGGCTCTGATAGCAGCCCTAGTGTACTTTCTGTTTTCTCGGAACTAG